The window TCGGCCAGAATCTGCTCGGCGATTTCCGGGGTGTTGATGCGGTTGGTGGTGATCAGCGGAATGTTCACCGAACCGCGCAGCTTGGCCGTGACCTTGCTGAATGCCGCACGCGGCACTTTGGTGGCGATGGTCGGGATCCGCGCCTCGTGCCAGCCGATACCGGTGTTGATGATGGTCGCGCCTGCCTGCTCGATGGCTTTGGCCAGGGTGACGATCTCGTCCCAGGTGCTGCCGCCCTCGACCAGATCGAGCATCGACAGACGGAAGATGATGATGAAGTTCGGGCCGACCGCTTCGCGGACGCGACGCACGATCTCCACCGGCAGGCGCATACGGTTTTCGTAGCTGCCGCCCCAACGGTCGGTGCGGTGGTTGGTATGCGCGGCGAGGAACTGGTTAATGAAATAACCTTCCGAGCCCATGATCTCGACGCCGTCGTACTCGGCGGTCTGCGCCAGTACCGAACAGGTGACGAAATCGCTGATCTGCTTTTCGATGCCTTCCTCGTCCAGCTCTTTGGGCTTGAACGGATTGATCGGCGCCTGAATCGCACTTGGCGCAACTTGTTTCGGGCTGTAGGCATAACGTCCGGCGTGGAGGATCTGCATGCAAATCTTGCCGCCCGCTTCATGCACCGCGCGGGTGACGATGCGATGCTTGAGCGCTTCTTCCTCGGTAGTCAGCTTGGCCGCGCCGGAGTACACGCCGCCCTCATCGTTCGGGCCGATACCGCCAGTCACCATCAGGCCGACGCCGCCACGGGCACGTTCGGCAAAGTACGCCGCCATGCGCTCGAAGCCGCCCGGTTTCTCTTCAAGACCAGTGTGCATCGAGCCCATCAGGGTGCGGTTGCGCAGCGTGGTGAATCCCAGGTCCAGCGGGGCCAACAGGTGCGGGTAATGAGCGGTGGTCATCGGTAACTCCACAACGAGCGATCACGGAAAAATTGCGGGAGCTCTACGTCCCCCGTCAGTCATGTTCGACAGACTAAGAGTCGCATCGCTGTCACTCAATGACCGTAACTGACAAGTTAATGATCAAAATGCGCAGCGCCCCTTGGCAACCAGCGCCATGGGCCCTACCCTAGTCGCCACACCCTGTACCCGGCTGTTGTTGGTTTTCATGCGCAAACTTCTGTACCTGTTTTTCTCCATGGCCATCGTGGCCACCCTGACCACCTACGCCATGTGGGCGGCAGACCGGCCGGCGGGACATTACCTGTCGGACTTGCGCATCAAACTGGCGGTCGACCAAGGCACACCGGCCGACCGTGGCAATCTGCTAGGCATTCAGCCCGAACTGTTCCCTACCGATTATCAGAGCCCCGAGCGCCTGCACCGCAAACTCGCGGCCTATCTGCAGCAAGCGCAGGATCAGGGCCTGTTGAACGACAAAACTGTGGTGGTGTTGCCGGAACACATCGGCACCTGGCTGATGATCAGCGGCGAGAAAGATGAGTTGTATCAGGCGCCAAGTCTCGCCGAAGCGATGAACTGGCTGGCGGCGAGCAATCCACTGTTATTCGCCCGCGCCTGGCTCAGCGCCAAGGGCAGCGACCGCGTCAACGACGCGCACCTGCGCATGAAGTCGCGATCCATGGCCAAGGATTACCAGGCCCTGTTCGGTGGTCTGGCCAAGGAATTTCACGTGACGCTGGTAGCCGGCTCGATCGTGCTGCCCGAGCCCAGCATCCGTGATGGTCAGCTCAAACCCGGCAGCGGTGCGCTCTACAACAGCAGCGTGGTATTCGGTCGCGACGGTGCGCCCCTCGGCCAGCCGCAACGGCAGATGCATTCGGTGTTCGATCAGCGTGATGTCATCCAGGCCGGTGAACAGACAATCAACGTCGTCGACACCCCGGCCGGGCGCCTCGGCGTGTTGATCGGCAGCGACAGCTGGTATCCGGACAACTATCGCAAACTCGACGAGCAAGGCGCGCAATTGGTTGCGGTGCCGGCGCAGGTGTTCGGCCATGGCACGTGGGACAAGCCGTGGCGTGGCTATAAGGGGTCGAGCACACCGAGTTCGGTCAGCCTCAAGCCCGGTGAGGTCAGTGAAGGTCAGGCATGGCATCGCCTGACCCTGACTGCGCAACCGCCCAGCAGCCGCGCGATTGCCGGCATGAGCGTGTTTCTGCGCGGGCAGTTCTGGGACCTGTCGAGCTCCGGTCAAAGTTTTCTCAGCAGCAACGGTCAGCAGTTCGCCGATGGCGAAGCCCGTGGCGCCCGTTTGCTGAATATCTGGTTGTAAATGATGAAGCCGCTACCGATGCGTCTCGGGGATCTGTCGGTAGGTTTCGTGCATAGCCTCGTCGATGCCGTGCGCAGTCATGGCGCCGATCCCCAGCCGCTGCTTGAGCAATACGGTCTGGATGCCGCTCGTTTGGCCGAGGCCGGAGCACGGCTGTCGATTCCGCGTTATATGCGTCTGGGCCATAGCGCGATTCAACTGACGGAAGATCCGGCATTAGGCCTGCGCATGGGCCAGCTCAGCCGATTGAGCCAGGCGGGACTGGCCGGTGTGACCGCCGCGCAGGCGCCGACGGTGCGTGAAGCGGCCCGCTGCCTGATCCGTTTCGAGCCGTTGTACGGTTCCAATTATCGCGGCCAGTCGAGTTTCCACGAAGACGCCAACGGTGCTTGGTTGCGCTTCTATTCGATCAGCCCGTACAACGCCTACAACCGCTTTGTGGTGGACTCGATCATCGCTGGCTGGCTGCACCAGTTATCCAGCGTCGGTCGCGAACCATTGCGCGCCGAGCGCATCGACATCGAATTCGATGAACCGGATTATCGCGATGCCTATGCAACCCTGGGAGATAACCCGATTCAGTTCGGCGCCGAACGCAACCAATTACGCCTGAGCCTGAGCAGCCTCGCCCAGCGCAACCCCGAACACTGCCCGAGTACCTGGCGGCACTTGCTGCAACTGTGTGAACGGGAACTGGAACAACTGACCCGCACCCGCAGCCTGCGCGAACGCATCACGCAATTGCTCGGTCCGTTGCTCAACGGTGGGCGGGAACCGGATCTGGAGGAAGTGGCGGCGCGCCTGAAGCTGCCGACCTGGACCTTGCGGCGCAAACTGGCCGAAGAAGGCACGCAGTTTCGCGCGATCCTCAATGACACTCGCCGTGATCTGGCGATGACCTACATCCGCGACACGGAACTGGCGTTTGGCGAGATCGCTTACCTGCTGGGGTTTGCTTCAGCCGAAGCGTTCCAGCGAGCATTCAAGCGCTGGAGCAGCCAGACGCCTGGCGAATTCCGCCGCAGTCATCGCAAAACAGCCTGAAACCTCAAAGCTCGGTCGCGTCTTCCGCAGGCTCTGGCGGATCCAGCTCAAAGGCCTGGTATTCGAGCAGTTCTTCTTGATAGTCGTCCATTGTGTATTCCCCTACTGCTCTCTTCGTTTGTGTCCCGAGCATATCTTGCCCGTATGAAGGAATAGTGAAACGCGACCTTCATGGATAAAACGTAGCAGGCGGTCAGGAATTTATCATGGGATTTTTCAAGAAGGCCTGAAACCACTGTGGGAGCAAGCTTGTTCGCGAAAGCGTCGGCACATCCGACATCGATGTGACTGATCAACCGCTTTCGCGAGCAAGCCCGCTCCCACAGAAGGGTGCCCGGCGTTGGCTTATTGGCCGTTGGCAGGCAACGCCGGAATCGGCTCGGACGGCGGTGGGATGTTCGTCGGATTAGCCGGTGGCGTGATGGTTTCCGTGGTCGGCGCAGGTTCTGCGCTTGGTGCCGGAGTGATCGGCGTAGCGTCCACTGGCGGCGCAACCGGTTCGGAACTGACCGGGGCGGTCTCGACGGGAGCTGGTGCGGTCACGGCCGGGGCTGCCGGTGCAGGAGCGGTTTCAGCAGCCGGCGCCAGATTCGCCGGAGCCGCTTTCGGCTCAGGTACGCCCAGGTCGGTCTTGGGTTTCTCTTCGATGTGCGCCGCTTTCTTCGTCTCTGCCGGCAAGAACTGCTCGACCAGGGTAAAGAAGCGCTCATAGAACTTCTGCGCCGTCACCGTTTCACTGGCGACCTTGACCATCGAATCGTCCGACGAGCCGATCGGCATCGACACCGAGCCGAGCACACCGACACCCAGACTGGCCGAATTGTTGGTCTTCTTCAGTGCGTAGCGATCCTGCAGGGCGTTGGCGAACACCGTGGCGTGATGCTTGCCACTGGCATCTTCGGCACAGACCACGTTGAAACTGATTTCCAGGTGCGTTTCGCCGGTCTGCTGGAAGCTCTTGTGGCCGCTGACCAGTTTAGGGTCGCTGCTGGTGATGATGTAGCCCTGACTGAGCAACGCCCGGCGTGCCGCTTCGCAACTGGCGGTGTCGGTCACCGGATAATTGCGCGAGAACGTACCGGAATCATCGAAGTTTTCATGCTCATACATCGGCTTGTCTTTCGAACAGCCGGCAACAGCGGTCAACAACAGCGCCAACCCGACAACACGCATGGGAGTGGAAATCAACATTGAACATCCTGAGGGAAAACAGTCCGGGGCGTATTGTGCAACAGATCGTGACCCCGCGGCGTATGGATTAGTGTCTTAAAACGGTTACAACTCTATCGACCTTCGGCGTCGGGAAAAAGTCGCCTCGATAAATGATCGATGAAAACCCGCAATTTGGCGGTGGCATGGCGGCTCGACGGCCACAAGACCCAAAACTGCCCGGTGTGCTCCAGATACGCGTCCAGCACCCGCTGCAGGCGTCCCTGCGCGACCGCTTCAAGGGTCATGAAATCCGGCAGGCAGGCAATGCCCATGCCGGCGAATGCCGCGTGGGCAACGGCCTCAATGGACGTGCTGACCAGCCGCGCCGGCAATATCGGCTCTGCGGTGAAGGGTTCTCTACGCAAGGGCCACGGCTCCAGTTTGCCGGTGGCATGGAAGGTGTGGCGTAAACACGCGTGAGTCGCCAGCTCGGTGGGGGTTTGTGGCACACCGCGTTGCTGCAAATAAGCCGGGCTGGCCACCAACACCATATGAAATTCGCCCAACGGTCGTGCCATCAGCCGTGAATCACGCGGTTTGCCGGTACGGATGACAGCATCGAAACCCTCCTCCACCACGTCGACCATGCGATCAGTCAGATCCAGATCCAGTTCGATCTGTGGATACTGCGTCATGAATTCGTTCATGACCGGCATCACCAGCCCATGCACCTGCGGCAGGCTGATCCGCAACTTGCCGTGGGGTTGCGAAGCGGCATCGCACAGCTCGAACTCAGCCGCCTCGACCTCGGCGAGGATCTTGCGGCAACGCTCGAGAAACAGTGCGCCCTCGCTGGTCAGCGTGACACTGCGTGTGGTGCGATGAAACAGCCGTACGTTCAGCCGCGCCTCAAGTCGCGCAATGCTTTTACCCACCGCCGAAGACGACACCCCTTGCAACCGGCCAGCCTCAGTAAAACTGCGCGTTTCGGCGACCTGAACAAACACCGAAATACTGCCCAGGCTATCCATACCAACCCTCCATTGACGACATCCATGTCCGATATGTTCGGAACCATAACCTGTTTTTCGCCAATGCGCAGCGCTCTACCCTGTGTCCCTCGTCAACTCTGCACAGGGATGCTGGCTCATGAACGACGCACCACTCACCTGCACTACGCTCGATAATCCACCCGCAACCGCCGAACGCTTACCGCTCGCCGCGTTACTGGCGCTGGCGACCGCCGGTTTCATCACAGTAATGACCGAAGCCATGCCGGCCGGCCTGTTGCCACAAATGAGCAGTGGCCTGAATGTCTCTCAAGCGCTGATCGGGCAACTGGTCACGCTCTACGCCATCGGCTCGATCGTCGCCGCCATACCGCTGACCATCGCCACTCGCGGCTGGCGTCGCCGACCACTGCTGCTGTCCGCCATCGGCGGCTTTGCCATTGCCAACAGCATTACCGCCGTGTCTGAGCTGTACTGGCTGACCCTGACTGCACGGTTCATCGCCGGCGTGTTTGCCGGCCTGCTCTGGGCCCTGCTCGCCGGATTCGCAAGCCGAATGGTCGCCCCACACCTGCAAGGTCGCGCGATCACCGTGGCCATGCTCGGCGCACCGATTGCACTGTCCCTGGGAATCCCCGCCGGCACCCTGCTCGGCACCCTGATTGGCTGGCGTCTGAGCTTCGCAATCATGACCGCATTGACCGTGCTGCTGGTGATCTGGGTACGCTGGCAAGTGCCAGACTTCCCAGGCGAGCGTGCCGGCAAACGCCTGCCACTGCGTCAGGTCTTCACCCTGCCAGGCGTGCGACCGGTGCTGTTCGTAACCCTGTCCTACGTGGTTGCACACAATCTTCTGTACACCTACATCGCGCCATTCCTGCAACTGTCAGGATTGGGCGGTGAAATCGACCGGGTGTTGCTGGCATTCGGCGTGGCGTCAGTACTGAGCCTGTGGATCGTTGGCAGCCTGATCGACCGCTGGCTGCGCGAATTGGTGCTGATCAGCGCAATCCTCTTCATGTTTGCAGCCATCGCCCTGGGCATCTGGCGCGAATCGCCAAGCGTGGTCTACATCGCCACAGCCGTGTGGGGACTGGCATTCGGCGCCATGCCCTCGCTGCTGCAAACCGCTTCAGCGAAAGCCGCGAAGGACGCCGCCGACACCGCCCAGTCGATGCTGGTCACGCTGTGGAATGTCGGCATAGCCGGAGGGGGACTGGCGGGTGGACTGCTGCTGGACAGCGTGGGGGTCGAGCACTTTCCGTGGATCGTCGCGGTGCTGCTGGTCACGACCTTCTATGCCGCTACCAATGCTCGACACCATGGATTTCCACGAGCGGCATAATGCTCAATGGTTTAAATACCCTCGCAACACCCGACCGGATATCCCCCGGCGATGCCGAGATTCCCTGTGTAGGGCTGCCGCAGGCCACGATCTTTTGATCATCACAACGTCAAAGTCAAAAGATCGCAGCCTTCGGCAGCTCCTAGAGAGCATGAGAATACCCGCCAGAAATTAGTGGCCGTAACACTGCCTTCGGAAGCAAGCCCCCCTCCCACAGTTTGAAACAGGTTCACCAGCCAGAGATTGGTCGGCTGTCAGCCCGCCATCGCTGGCAAGCCAGCTCCCACAAAGAAATGCGTAGACCCCAAACGCGGCGCATGCCGCCCCACTCAACACAATGAGCGTTAGCTCGAGTACCGCCTTTGACCTTCACCACTCAACACAATGAGCGTTAGCTCGAGTACCGCTCTTGATCTAAATCGCCCGTCGGAAGGCTGAGCGGAGGGGTTCATCCGGGGAGGACATCGAGAGGAGGTGCAGCGAAGCAAACCGGAGGCGATGCCCCGGATGAACCCCGGAGCGAAGGAACCCGAGCCACAGCGAGGGCCGTACGTCAGGGTAAAGCCTTTTTGGTTACTTTTTCGGCGTCTGGAAAAAGTGACCCGCCGTAAGGGCGGAACCCTAATCAGCCACACCCACAGCAACGGATCCACCAACAATCACCCGCCCAATAAAAAAGCCCCGACCAATCGGCCGGGGCTCCCTTATCAAATCTCAGTCAAACATCAGAACTTCTTGATGTCAGCCTGACTCTCCAACTGCTTGCGATACGCCGCAAAGTCCTGCTGACCTTCACGCGACGCCAGGAAGCGACGGTACTGGACCTTCTCTTCATCAGTCGGCGCAGCCGCTTCGTTAACGCCATTCAGACGCACGATCATCAGACTGCCATCCGGCAACGTCACGCTGCTGAACGTCGGTTTGTCCTTGGCAGCCGGTTTCGGCATACGGAACAGCGCTTGCAACACAGCAGGATCAACCCCTTCCTGACCACGAGTGGCCGCTTCAGTGGTTTTCCAGTTCTGCCCTTCAACAGCCTTGTCCAGCGGCGCCTTGCCATCGCGCAGATCGGCGATCAGCTTCTCGGCCTTGGTCTTGGCAGCAGCGCTGGCCTGCTCTTTGGTCAGCTGGGTGCGAATCGCCGCACTCACGCTTTCCAGAGGCAGTTGCGCAGGCTTCAGATGCTCCTTGGAGCGCAGCACAATCACAGTTTCCGGATCCAGTTCGATGGCGGTGCTGTTGGCACCTTCATCAATCACTTCAGTGCTGAATGCGGCAGTGACCACGGCACGGTTAGCGGCAACACCTTCACCGCCTTCACGGCCAAACGGCTTGGAGGTGTGCACGGTCAGCTTCAGATCCGCCGCTGGCTGAGCCAGGTCAGATGCTTCGAACGCGGAGTCTTCCAGTTGCTTGGTCGCTTCGACGAAACGTTGCTCAACCTGCGCTGCTTTCAACTCGCGGGTCAGCTTGTCTTTCAGGCTGGCCAGCGTTGGCACTTCAGGCGCTTCCACACCCAACAGTTTGATCAAGTGGTAACCGAAGTCGGTGCGCACCGGCTCCGACACCTGATCTTTGGCCAAAGAGTACAAAGCTTTTTCGAAGGCAGGGTCATAGACGCCAGGACCGGCATAACCGAGGTCGCCACCATTGTTGGCCGAACCCGGGTCCTGCGAGAACTCCTTGGCCAGCGCTTCGAACTTCTCGCCCTTGGCCAGACGCGCCTGGACTTCTTCGATCTTCGCTTTGGCCTGAGCTTCGGTGATCTTGTCGTTCACTTCGATCAGAATGTGCGCGGCACGACGCTGCTCCGACAGGTTGGCGATCTCTTTTTGATACGCCGCCTGCAGGTCTTCGTCCTTGACGGCGACCTGATCGAAGAACGAAGACTTCTTCAGCTCTACATAGTCGATGATCACCTGATCCGGAGTCATGAACTCCTTGGCGTGTTCATCGTAGTAAGCCTTGACTTCGTCGTCGGTCAGTTTGACCGCAGCCGGGTCAGCCTTGATGTTCAGCGTAGCGAAATCACGGGTCTGTTTTTCCAGACGGGCGAATGCCATCACTTCGGCGTCAGTGACAAAACCGCTGCCCGCCACACCGGCGCGCAGTTGGCCGATCAGCATTTCCTGAGCCAGCATCTGGCGGAACTGCATACGGCTGTAACCCAGTTGACGGATCACCTGGTCGAAACGCTCGGAGCTGAACTTGCCGTCGACCTGGAATTCAGGTGTCTGCAGGATCACTTGATCCAGCGCGCCTTCGGAGAAAGCGAATTTCGATTGTTCTGCGCCTTGCAGCAGCAGCTTGCGATCGATCAGTCCCTTGAGGGCCGATTCGCGGAGCATTTTCTCGTCAAGCAAAGAAGCATCGAAGTCCTTGCCCAACTGTTGCATCAGCTGACGGCGTTGCATATCAACCGCCTGGCTCAGCTCGTTCTGGCTGATTTCTTCACCGTTGACCTTGGCCGCCTCATTCTTGTGAGTGGCGGCCTGGAAAATGGCGTCGAAACCGGTCAACGCCATCAGCAAAATGATGGCTCCGATAATGGTCTTGGCAATCCAGCCTTGTGAATTGTCCCTGATATTCTGCAGCATGCGTCCCCCAGAAACGGTTGAACTTCAAAATTAGGCAACCGTGGAGCGTGGGTAGAATCCGGATAGAAGAAAGGCGCATCCGAGGATGCGCCTTCTCGTAACTGGCGGAGCGGACAGGGCTCGAACCCTCGATCCCGGCGTTACAGGCAGCTGTTTCAGCGACCTGCGCTACCGCTCCGCTGCCAAGTCAGGCATGACCCCGACCCGGATGGGTAAAAACCTGAAACTTAGTTAACAGCTTCTTTCAATGCTTTACCGGCTTTGAAACCTGGCTTCTTGGCAGCCGGGATTTCCAGAGTCTTGCCGGTCTGAGGGTTACGACCGGT of the Pseudomonas sp. Seg1 genome contains:
- a CDS encoding nitrilase-related carbon-nitrogen hydrolase, which encodes MRKLLYLFFSMAIVATLTTYAMWAADRPAGHYLSDLRIKLAVDQGTPADRGNLLGIQPELFPTDYQSPERLHRKLAAYLQQAQDQGLLNDKTVVVLPEHIGTWLMISGEKDELYQAPSLAEAMNWLAASNPLLFARAWLSAKGSDRVNDAHLRMKSRSMAKDYQALFGGLAKEFHVTLVAGSIVLPEPSIRDGQLKPGSGALYNSSVVFGRDGAPLGQPQRQMHSVFDQRDVIQAGEQTINVVDTPAGRLGVLIGSDSWYPDNYRKLDEQGAQLVAVPAQVFGHGTWDKPWRGYKGSSTPSSVSLKPGEVSEGQAWHRLTLTAQPPSSRAIAGMSVFLRGQFWDLSSSGQSFLSSNGQQFADGEARGARLLNIWL
- a CDS encoding AraC family transcriptional regulator, which gives rise to MKPLPMRLGDLSVGFVHSLVDAVRSHGADPQPLLEQYGLDAARLAEAGARLSIPRYMRLGHSAIQLTEDPALGLRMGQLSRLSQAGLAGVTAAQAPTVREAARCLIRFEPLYGSNYRGQSSFHEDANGAWLRFYSISPYNAYNRFVVDSIIAGWLHQLSSVGREPLRAERIDIEFDEPDYRDAYATLGDNPIQFGAERNQLRLSLSSLAQRNPEHCPSTWRHLLQLCERELEQLTRTRSLRERITQLLGPLLNGGREPDLEEVAARLKLPTWTLRRKLAEEGTQFRAILNDTRRDLAMTYIRDTELAFGEIAYLLGFASAEAFQRAFKRWSSQTPGEFRRSHRKTA
- a CDS encoding DUF2242 domain-containing protein — translated: MLISTPMRVVGLALLLTAVAGCSKDKPMYEHENFDDSGTFSRNYPVTDTASCEAARRALLSQGYIITSSDPKLVSGHKSFQQTGETHLEISFNVVCAEDASGKHHATVFANALQDRYALKKTNNSASLGVGVLGSVSMPIGSSDDSMVKVASETVTAQKFYERFFTLVEQFLPAETKKAAHIEEKPKTDLGVPEPKAAPANLAPAAETAPAPAAPAVTAPAPVETAPVSSEPVAPPVDATPITPAPSAEPAPTTETITPPANPTNIPPPSEPIPALPANGQ
- a CDS encoding LysR family transcriptional regulator — encoded protein: MDSLGSISVFVQVAETRSFTEAGRLQGVSSSAVGKSIARLEARLNVRLFHRTTRSVTLTSEGALFLERCRKILAEVEAAEFELCDAASQPHGKLRISLPQVHGLVMPVMNEFMTQYPQIELDLDLTDRMVDVVEEGFDAVIRTGKPRDSRLMARPLGEFHMVLVASPAYLQQRGVPQTPTELATHACLRHTFHATGKLEPWPLRREPFTAEPILPARLVSTSIEAVAHAAFAGMGIACLPDFMTLEAVAQGRLQRVLDAYLEHTGQFWVLWPSSRHATAKLRVFIDHLSRRLFPDAEGR
- a CDS encoding MFS transporter, with the translated sequence MNDAPLTCTTLDNPPATAERLPLAALLALATAGFITVMTEAMPAGLLPQMSSGLNVSQALIGQLVTLYAIGSIVAAIPLTIATRGWRRRPLLLSAIGGFAIANSITAVSELYWLTLTARFIAGVFAGLLWALLAGFASRMVAPHLQGRAITVAMLGAPIALSLGIPAGTLLGTLIGWRLSFAIMTALTVLLVIWVRWQVPDFPGERAGKRLPLRQVFTLPGVRPVLFVTLSYVVAHNLLYTYIAPFLQLSGLGGEIDRVLLAFGVASVLSLWIVGSLIDRWLRELVLISAILFMFAAIALGIWRESPSVVYIATAVWGLAFGAMPSLLQTASAKAAKDAADTAQSMLVTLWNVGIAGGGLAGGLLLDSVGVEHFPWIVAVLLVTTFYAATNARHHGFPRAA
- a CDS encoding SurA N-terminal domain-containing protein; this encodes MLQNIRDNSQGWIAKTIIGAIILLMALTGFDAIFQAATHKNEAAKVNGEEISQNELSQAVDMQRRQLMQQLGKDFDASLLDEKMLRESALKGLIDRKLLLQGAEQSKFAFSEGALDQVILQTPEFQVDGKFSSERFDQVIRQLGYSRMQFRQMLAQEMLIGQLRAGVAGSGFVTDAEVMAFARLEKQTRDFATLNIKADPAAVKLTDDEVKAYYDEHAKEFMTPDQVIIDYVELKKSSFFDQVAVKDEDLQAAYQKEIANLSEQRRAAHILIEVNDKITEAQAKAKIEEVQARLAKGEKFEALAKEFSQDPGSANNGGDLGYAGPGVYDPAFEKALYSLAKDQVSEPVRTDFGYHLIKLLGVEAPEVPTLASLKDKLTRELKAAQVEQRFVEATKQLEDSAFEASDLAQPAADLKLTVHTSKPFGREGGEGVAANRAVVTAAFSTEVIDEGANSTAIELDPETVIVLRSKEHLKPAQLPLESVSAAIRTQLTKEQASAAAKTKAEKLIADLRDGKAPLDKAVEGQNWKTTEAATRGQEGVDPAVLQALFRMPKPAAKDKPTFSSVTLPDGSLMIVRLNGVNEAAAPTDEEKVQYRRFLASREGQQDFAAYRKQLESQADIKKF